The following are from one region of the Ruficoccus sp. ZRK36 genome:
- a CDS encoding DUF2071 domain-containing protein, whose product MLPTTDQRLAAREPDGKASLAFLQHWEHLLLLHWKVDPQLIQDTLPPGLHVDLAEDSAWLSIVPFVMNWARPRRLPALPLLSHFLELNVRTYVYDDNGVPGVWFYSLDCSSGPAVWIARKFFKLPYFQARMKAAITDDVHYTCRRADRYGGAPYGSYRLSVFRYGGQGQIRIPEPDTLPFFLLERYYFYAWDDGKLRRGQVAHSPYRYQEADVATFDTIPLCLDDLPLPSTPPDAKHYVDKVKVDVYGLQ is encoded by the coding sequence ATGCTCCCCACCACGGATCAGCGACTGGCAGCCCGAGAACCGGACGGTAAGGCGTCCCTGGCATTTTTACAGCATTGGGAGCACCTGCTGCTGCTTCACTGGAAGGTCGATCCGCAACTCATCCAGGACACCCTCCCGCCGGGACTACATGTCGACCTGGCCGAGGATAGTGCGTGGCTGAGCATCGTTCCCTTTGTCATGAACTGGGCGCGCCCCCGTCGGCTCCCCGCCCTGCCGCTGCTCTCCCACTTTCTGGAGTTAAATGTCCGCACCTATGTCTACGACGACAATGGCGTGCCCGGCGTGTGGTTCTACTCGCTGGACTGCAGCAGCGGCCCGGCCGTCTGGATCGCCCGCAAGTTCTTCAAGCTCCCGTATTTCCAGGCCCGGATGAAGGCCGCCATCACCGATGATGTGCACTATACCTGCCGCCGCGCAGACCGCTACGGCGGCGCCCCCTACGGCAGCTACCGGCTCTCGGTCTTCCGCTACGGAGGACAGGGGCAGATTCGCATCCCCGAGCCGGACACCCTCCCCTTCTTCCTGCTGGAGCGCTATTACTTCTACGCCTGGGACGACGGTAAGCTCCGCCGTGGCCAGGTCGCCCACTCCCCCTATCGTTATCAGGAGGCTGACGTCGCTACCTTTGACACCATCCCGCTCTGTCTGGACGACCTCCCGCTTCCTTCCACGCCGCCTGATGCCAAGCACTACGTGGACAAGGTCAAGGTGGACGTCTACGGGCTCCAGTAA
- a CDS encoding aspartate aminotransferase family protein, whose product MAFDLRAIITERQGENYDLHHKYVNRTLAKVLGTIGFDKVYARAEGSYLYDMDGRDYLDFLSGYGVYNMGRNHPVVRKAIEDVLSLDLPNMVQMDCALLSGLLAEKVVEITPPHLDACFFANSGTEAVEGAFKFARAATGRTRILSLSGAYHGLSYGSLSATQNAQFQEGFGPFLPGVEKVAFNDVADLEAKLKQGDVAAFIAEPVQGKGVHIPDDHYFPAAQDLCRKYGALFIADEVQTGLGRTGKLFGFQHWDLEPDIVTMAKALSGGYVPCAAIVTTRKIYQGVFSRLDRCVVHSTTFGRNNLAMASGLASLEVLQSENLVENSRVMGEKLMDGLNNLKARHDLIKEVRGKGCMIAVEFQQPRSLKLKMAWKAIHKVNQELFAQMVVSSLMANHRILTHVAGHNMDVVKLLPPLIIGQQEVDRCVQAFDNVLSEVTKFPGPMWEFGTNLVKTAIGQKRQKQTAQA is encoded by the coding sequence ATGGCCTTCGATCTGAGAGCAATTATTACCGAACGACAGGGCGAGAACTACGACCTGCATCATAAGTACGTCAACCGTACCCTGGCCAAAGTGCTGGGCACGATCGGCTTCGACAAAGTCTACGCCCGCGCCGAAGGGTCCTACCTTTACGACATGGACGGCCGTGACTATCTGGACTTTCTCAGTGGTTACGGGGTCTACAACATGGGCCGTAACCACCCTGTCGTGCGCAAAGCGATCGAAGACGTCCTCTCCCTGGACCTGCCGAATATGGTGCAGATGGACTGCGCCCTGCTCAGCGGGCTGCTGGCAGAGAAGGTTGTCGAGATCACGCCGCCGCATCTGGATGCCTGCTTCTTCGCCAACTCCGGCACCGAAGCCGTCGAGGGTGCCTTTAAGTTTGCCCGCGCCGCCACCGGCCGCACCCGCATCCTGTCTCTTTCCGGGGCCTATCATGGCCTGAGCTACGGCTCCCTCAGTGCCACCCAGAACGCACAGTTCCAGGAGGGCTTTGGTCCGTTCCTGCCGGGGGTAGAAAAGGTCGCCTTCAACGACGTAGCCGACCTCGAAGCCAAGCTGAAGCAAGGCGATGTGGCTGCGTTTATCGCAGAGCCCGTACAGGGTAAGGGCGTCCACATCCCCGATGATCACTATTTCCCCGCTGCGCAGGACCTGTGCCGCAAGTACGGGGCTCTCTTTATCGCCGACGAGGTCCAGACCGGCCTCGGACGCACCGGTAAGCTCTTCGGGTTCCAGCACTGGGATCTGGAGCCGGACATCGTGACCATGGCCAAGGCCCTTTCCGGTGGCTATGTCCCCTGTGCCGCCATCGTCACCACCCGCAAGATTTACCAGGGGGTCTTCTCCCGGCTCGACCGCTGCGTCGTGCACTCCACCACTTTTGGCCGTAATAACCTGGCCATGGCCTCCGGGCTGGCCTCGCTTGAGGTACTCCAGTCCGAGAACCTGGTCGAAAACAGCCGGGTCATGGGTGAAAAGCTGATGGATGGCCTCAACAACCTCAAGGCTCGCCACGACCTGATCAAGGAAGTGCGTGGTAAAGGCTGCATGATCGCCGTCGAGTTCCAGCAACCCCGTTCGCTCAAGCTCAAGATGGCATGGAAGGCCATCCACAAAGTGAATCAGGAGCTGTTCGCGCAGATGGTCGTCAGCTCACTGATGGCCAACCACCGCATCCTGACCCACGTGGCCGGGCACAACATGGACGTGGTCAAGCTGCTTCCGCCGCTCATCATCGGGCAGCAAGAGGTAGACCGCTGCGTGCAGGCCTTCGACAATGTCCTGTCCGAGGTGACGAAGTTCCCCGGACCGATGTGGGAGTTTGGGACAAATCTGGTCAAAACCGCTATCGGTCAGAAGCGCCAGAAGCAGACAGCCCAGGCTTAA
- a CDS encoding DUF3313 domain-containing protein, producing the protein MKFLTLAICLLTGAVCLHAQSDDSSSQEGILGGGILGNLRDRVNQRTQNITDNSAILSSSSSLDADSQPGPAQQVVGAVTDPIKEGVSSVMPTKEAPMTKSGFLPSYEGFKEDSDTGAWVWVREEGELAHYDKFIISPIIVYTANDAQFKGVNPDDLKKLTDYFRAELTKALDAAGYPVVFQRGEGVAVLRIAIVNVVPGNPVMYAGSWMPYARIADAANQATGGTPMGVGSISIEAEMLDSVSGQREGAVIDTLAGKKLEVRQSMNKWGDIAEAVQTWAQRFTARVEKAHGQDSND; encoded by the coding sequence ATGAAATTCCTCACCCTGGCCATCTGTCTCCTTACAGGTGCAGTCTGTCTGCACGCCCAGAGTGACGACAGCAGCAGCCAGGAAGGCATCCTGGGCGGGGGTATTCTCGGTAATCTGCGTGACCGCGTGAACCAGCGCACCCAGAACATCACCGATAATAGCGCCATCCTCAGCTCCAGCTCTTCACTGGATGCGGACAGCCAGCCCGGCCCCGCCCAGCAGGTTGTCGGCGCCGTCACGGATCCGATCAAGGAAGGCGTGAGCTCTGTCATGCCGACCAAGGAAGCGCCCATGACGAAGTCGGGCTTTCTGCCCAGCTACGAAGGGTTTAAGGAAGACTCCGACACGGGAGCCTGGGTCTGGGTACGCGAGGAGGGCGAGCTGGCCCACTACGATAAGTTCATCATCTCGCCGATCATCGTCTACACCGCCAATGATGCCCAGTTCAAGGGTGTCAACCCGGACGATCTCAAGAAGCTGACCGACTACTTTCGCGCCGAGCTGACCAAAGCCCTCGATGCGGCAGGCTATCCGGTCGTCTTCCAGCGGGGTGAAGGCGTGGCTGTGCTGCGGATCGCCATCGTCAACGTCGTCCCCGGTAACCCGGTCATGTACGCAGGCTCGTGGATGCCCTATGCGCGGATCGCCGATGCGGCCAACCAGGCCACAGGCGGCACCCCGATGGGCGTCGGTTCTATTTCTATCGAGGCAGAGATGCTCGACTCAGTCTCCGGCCAGCGCGAGGGCGCAGTCATCGACACGCTAGCCGGGAAAAAGCTCGAAGTGCGCCAGAGCATGAACAAATGGGGCGACATCGCAGAGGCGGTTCAAACCTGGGCCCAGCGTTTTACCGCTCGTGTGGAGAAAGCCCACGGGCAGGACAGCAACGACTGA
- the ispH gene encoding 4-hydroxy-3-methylbut-2-enyl diphosphate reductase, producing MEVIRAQSAGFCWGVERAINVAAKFAEEGKRPVYTDGPLIHNKQMMEKLEAVGIQEVGDYQSKTEVKVTEQDREHGVLVVRAHGISPERRTYLKELGMDFKDATCPDVGIIAGKIKLHSRKGFTTVIFGDPVHPEVIGLMGYTEDRGYVVKNEDDIRALPNLGDKVCFVSQSTMFTDEFERLAGILKETYPEAQVFDTICGATKERQSDIHVLKDSGAEAIVVVGGRHSANTRKLAALVEKTGLPAYHVETASELDFEHLRKNYKRIGVTAGASTPEFLIQEVVEQLQKA from the coding sequence ATGGAAGTTATACGAGCCCAAAGCGCCGGCTTTTGCTGGGGAGTGGAACGCGCCATCAACGTCGCAGCCAAATTTGCCGAAGAGGGCAAGCGCCCGGTCTACACCGACGGCCCCCTGATCCACAACAAGCAGATGATGGAAAAACTGGAAGCCGTCGGCATCCAGGAAGTCGGCGATTACCAGAGCAAGACTGAAGTCAAAGTCACCGAGCAGGACCGTGAACACGGTGTCCTGGTCGTGCGTGCCCACGGCATCTCCCCTGAGCGCCGCACCTACCTGAAGGAGCTCGGCATGGACTTCAAGGACGCCACCTGCCCGGACGTGGGCATCATCGCCGGTAAGATCAAGCTGCACTCCCGCAAGGGCTTCACCACCGTGATCTTTGGCGACCCCGTGCACCCCGAGGTCATCGGCCTGATGGGCTACACCGAGGACCGTGGCTATGTGGTCAAAAACGAGGACGACATCCGCGCCCTGCCCAATCTTGGCGACAAGGTTTGCTTCGTCTCGCAGTCCACGATGTTCACCGACGAGTTTGAGCGCCTGGCCGGCATCCTCAAGGAAACCTACCCGGAAGCCCAGGTCTTTGATACCATTTGCGGTGCCACCAAGGAACGCCAGAGCGACATCCACGTCCTCAAGGACTCCGGCGCCGAAGCCATTGTTGTGGTCGGTGGTCGCCACTCGGCCAACACCCGTAAGCTCGCCGCTCTGGTGGAAAAAACCGGACTGCCCGCCTACCACGTCGAGACGGCCTCCGAGCTGGACTTCGAACACCTCCGGAAGAACTACAAGCGAATCGGTGTGACCGCCGGTGCCTCGACCCCGGAATTCCTCATCCAGGAAGTCGTCGAGCAGCTCCAGAAGGCCTAG
- a CDS encoding tRNA-dihydrouridine synthase family protein — MPDNLPWFAGGAFPLYLAPMARYTDFGFRQLCKEQGADVMVTEFVQADGLLRGGPQAWRAVDFTEGQRPMGVQLFGSNPETMAEAARRVWEKVRPDFIDINYGCPACKVIDQNAGSSLLRDLDRLGAVAEAVVKALPECPVTAKIRIGWDHKSIVAMEVGKILTDVGIRALAVHGRTKEQGYGGHADWDVIEQVARELPIPVIGNGDVRDWHFVARMRRESAVSGLMIGRAALGYPWIFNVIKQTLATGEAPEPPTVRERWATVFRYLDLLLKGPYKAKPADDIAWMRAKVKSLTKDMAGSRKLRPAIDRVKSLDELRALSQEHLAEYGEPPGYSCWG, encoded by the coding sequence ATGCCTGATAATCTGCCCTGGTTCGCCGGGGGGGCTTTCCCCCTCTATCTGGCTCCGATGGCCCGCTACACGGACTTCGGCTTCCGCCAGCTGTGCAAGGAGCAGGGCGCCGATGTGATGGTGACGGAGTTTGTCCAGGCCGACGGTCTTCTGCGCGGCGGTCCCCAGGCCTGGCGGGCGGTGGACTTCACCGAGGGTCAGCGACCGATGGGCGTCCAGCTTTTCGGCTCAAATCCCGAGACGATGGCCGAGGCGGCCCGCCGTGTCTGGGAAAAGGTACGCCCGGACTTTATCGACATCAACTACGGCTGCCCGGCCTGCAAGGTCATCGACCAGAACGCCGGTTCCTCCCTGCTGCGGGACCTCGACCGGCTCGGCGCGGTAGCCGAGGCGGTGGTCAAGGCCCTGCCGGAGTGCCCCGTGACCGCCAAGATCCGTATCGGCTGGGACCACAAGTCCATCGTCGCGATGGAGGTGGGCAAGATCCTGACCGATGTCGGTATCCGCGCGCTCGCGGTACACGGGCGCACGAAGGAGCAGGGCTACGGCGGGCACGCCGACTGGGACGTGATCGAGCAGGTGGCCCGCGAGCTGCCCATCCCCGTCATCGGCAACGGCGACGTGCGCGACTGGCACTTCGTGGCCCGCATGCGCAGGGAGTCCGCTGTCTCCGGCCTCATGATCGGCCGTGCCGCGCTCGGCTACCCGTGGATTTTCAATGTCATCAAGCAGACCCTCGCCACCGGCGAGGCCCCCGAGCCCCCCACCGTGCGTGAACGCTGGGCCACGGTTTTTCGCTATCTGGACCTGCTGCTGAAGGGCCCGTACAAGGCCAAGCCCGCGGACGACATCGCCTGGATGCGCGCCAAGGTCAAATCCCTGACCAAGGACATGGCCGGCTCCCGCAAGCTCCGCCCCGCCATCGACCGCGTTAAATCCCTCGACGAACTGCGCGCCCTCTCGCAGGAACACCTCGCCGAGTACGGCGAGCCGCCGGGCTATTCATGCTGGGGGTAA
- a CDS encoding ATP-binding cassette domain-containing protein, with product MIHCRELTVKTPDGKTTLLRGASAEFLAGGMNAVIGPSGCGKTTLMKAILGILPATGEAYCGGDRITRSEDLVGRVGFAPQFSIAQPKLTVEESLRYALELYVSDADERARRLETILTVIGLAEHRAKRVESLSGGQLRRIGLGLELTLDPPCLICDEVTSGLDPLSEDQILALMRTLCEQRGKTFLCIIHNLAKLDCFDRITVVYEGDVVFQGTLPALCAFFEIPDALHLYDRLNTQPLAHWQQRWSEQRGAALAPGGEGSGAAEETTVSASFESEPAQTETPAPTAARPGHVSQLLTLLQRRFVLFFRDTGYLWLTLAITFGFPCLVVIFALDGLPQIQSLALDRSLGFLDELQQNMQFKIEAMETASLVTGLVMFQVILLTLMGSNNGAREIAAERSLYEKERLSGLGVVPYALSKIVFVLLIAAFQGAWMTFFVKVICRFPGPWLTQLAMLILVCGSMSLVCLGFSALCKSAEKASLLSIYLVGFQLPLSGVVLALPDALVWFCRPFINSYWGWAGYLSSMLDTRLWDAFRENNADWVASPAQAIAVLVLQGAAAAALILWGCSRTRGA from the coding sequence ATGATCCATTGCCGCGAGCTGACCGTTAAAACCCCCGATGGCAAGACGACGCTCCTGCGCGGGGCTTCGGCGGAGTTTTTGGCGGGCGGCATGAACGCCGTTATCGGCCCCTCGGGCTGCGGTAAGACCACCCTGATGAAGGCCATCCTCGGTATCCTTCCTGCCACGGGTGAGGCGTACTGCGGGGGAGACCGGATCACCCGTTCGGAGGACCTGGTGGGGCGGGTTGGGTTCGCGCCGCAGTTCAGCATCGCCCAGCCCAAGCTGACGGTGGAGGAGTCCCTGCGCTACGCGCTGGAGCTGTACGTGAGCGACGCGGACGAGCGCGCCCGGCGGCTGGAGACGATTTTAACGGTCATTGGGCTGGCCGAGCACCGGGCCAAGCGCGTGGAGTCGCTCTCCGGGGGACAACTGCGCCGCATCGGCCTCGGGCTGGAGCTGACGCTCGACCCGCCGTGCCTGATCTGCGACGAGGTCACCTCCGGGCTCGACCCGCTCTCCGAGGACCAGATCCTCGCGCTCATGCGCACGCTCTGCGAGCAGCGGGGGAAAACCTTTCTGTGCATCATCCACAACCTCGCCAAGCTCGACTGCTTTGATCGGATCACGGTCGTCTACGAGGGCGACGTGGTCTTTCAGGGGACGCTGCCCGCGCTGTGCGCGTTCTTTGAGATCCCCGATGCGCTGCACCTCTACGATCGGCTCAACACCCAGCCGCTGGCCCATTGGCAACAGCGGTGGAGCGAGCAACGAGGCGCCGCGCTTGCCCCGGGAGGCGAGGGGAGTGGTGCTGCTGAGGAGACGACGGTAAGTGCATCCTTCGAGTCAGAGCCAGCACAGACAGAAACACCTGCCCCGACCGCAGCCCGACCGGGGCATGTCTCGCAGTTGCTGACGCTTTTGCAGCGGCGCTTTGTATTGTTTTTCCGCGACACCGGTTACCTATGGCTGACGCTGGCCATCACCTTCGGGTTCCCGTGTCTGGTGGTGATCTTCGCGCTCGACGGGCTGCCGCAGATTCAGTCCCTCGCGCTCGACCGCTCGCTGGGCTTTTTGGATGAGCTGCAGCAAAACATGCAGTTCAAGATCGAGGCGATGGAGACGGCCTCGCTGGTGACGGGGCTGGTCATGTTTCAGGTCATCCTGCTCACGCTGATGGGCTCAAACAACGGCGCGCGTGAAATCGCCGCCGAGCGCAGCCTCTACGAGAAGGAGCGCCTGAGCGGGCTCGGCGTGGTGCCCTACGCGCTCTCGAAGATTGTTTTTGTGCTGCTGATCGCGGCGTTCCAGGGGGCGTGGATGACCTTCTTCGTCAAAGTGATCTGCCGCTTCCCCGGTCCGTGGCTGACGCAGCTGGCGATGCTCATCCTTGTGTGCGGTTCGATGAGTCTGGTCTGTCTGGGCTTTTCGGCGCTGTGCAAGTCGGCGGAAAAGGCCAGCCTGCTCTCGATTTATCTGGTCGGTTTTCAGCTTCCGCTCTCGGGCGTGGTGCTGGCTCTGCCAGACGCGCTGGTGTGGTTCTGCCGACCGTTTATCAACAGCTACTGGGGCTGGGCCGGGTACTTGAGCTCCATGCTCGACACGCGCCTGTGGGACGCCTTTCGCGAGAACAACGCCGACTGGGTTGCATCGCCCGCGCAGGCCATCGCTGTGCTCGTGCTACAGGGGGCTGCCGCTGCTGCCCTCATCCTCTGGGGCTGCTCCCGCACAAGGGGGGCGTGA
- a CDS encoding alpha/beta hydrolase, translating into MIKLSSSLRVLFCTLASLVTLGAAYGGPKADAVIPYKKTDQGTLNLYVYYPEGHKPSDQTPAIVLFFGGGWKGGSASHFSQQAKYLASRGMVAICPEYRTEKGHGTDPRKCVSDGKSAMRWVRAHADELGIDPDMLAAGGGSAGGHVAAATALVDAYDEDADTSVSCTPDALVLFNPVIDNGPNGYGYERVKDYWESFSPMNNIDADAPPTVILIGDSDQLVPVATVEEYQKRMQNVGVRCDLHIYEGQKHGFFNKSKNPEHYTLTLIEADKFLESLGYLQGQPTLKPPSPEKTGKK; encoded by the coding sequence ATGATAAAGCTCAGTTCATCCCTTCGCGTTTTGTTTTGTACCCTCGCCTCGCTGGTGACTCTCGGTGCCGCCTACGGTGGCCCCAAGGCCGACGCGGTGATCCCCTACAAAAAGACCGACCAGGGAACGCTGAACCTGTACGTGTACTACCCCGAGGGTCATAAGCCTTCCGATCAAACACCCGCCATCGTGCTCTTTTTCGGGGGTGGCTGGAAAGGCGGCAGCGCCTCGCATTTTTCCCAACAAGCCAAGTACCTGGCCTCGCGCGGCATGGTCGCCATCTGCCCGGAGTACCGGACCGAAAAAGGACACGGCACCGATCCGCGCAAGTGCGTCAGTGACGGCAAGTCCGCCATGCGCTGGGTCCGCGCCCACGCCGATGAGCTCGGCATCGATCCCGACATGCTCGCCGCCGGTGGCGGCTCGGCCGGTGGCCACGTGGCGGCGGCGACCGCACTGGTCGATGCCTATGACGAGGACGCCGACACCTCCGTCAGCTGCACCCCGGATGCACTCGTGCTTTTCAACCCCGTCATCGACAACGGCCCCAACGGCTACGGCTACGAGCGCGTCAAGGACTACTGGGAGAGCTTCTCGCCCATGAACAACATCGACGCCGACGCCCCGCCCACCGTCATCCTCATCGGCGACAGTGACCAGCTGGTCCCCGTTGCCACCGTCGAGGAGTACCAGAAGCGCATGCAGAACGTGGGCGTCCGCTGCGATCTCCACATCTACGAAGGCCAGAAACACGGCTTCTTTAATAAAAGCAAAAACCCGGAGCACTACACCCTCACGTTGATCGAAGCGGACAAGTTTCTCGAGTCCCTCGGCTACCTTCAGGGCCAGCCTACGCTCAAACCGCCGTCTCCCGAAAAGACCGGCAAGAAGTAA
- a CDS encoding PEP-CTERM sorting domain-containing protein (PEP-CTERM proteins occur, often in large numbers, in the proteomes of bacteria that also encode an exosortase, a predicted intramembrane cysteine proteinase. The presence of a PEP-CTERM domain at a protein's C-terminus predicts cleavage within the sorting domain, followed by covalent anchoring to some some component of the (usually Gram-negative) cell surface. Many PEP-CTERM proteins exhibit an unusual sequence composition that includes large numbers of potential glycosylation sites. Expression of one such protein has been shown restore the ability of a bacterium to form floc, a type of biofilm.) has product MRFATLSFFALSVLCPLASAEIPVLNYSYSTSPSGSYPDSGGTELTDGVDETVAWGSGMTIDGSDAVPLVGWLNNNASITFNFSEEETIRSVTVWAADSDNYAGVGLPATITLSTPGEAFSQTFNVVNPAGNGTTIPLTFSGFSVTTDQFVVSFTRASQWTMLSEVEFSDVPEPAHVGAVLALGALLWVGVRRQRKQA; this is encoded by the coding sequence ATGAGGTTCGCTACTCTGTCTTTCTTCGCGCTAAGCGTGCTCTGCCCGTTGGCTTCGGCTGAGATCCCGGTGCTCAACTACAGCTACTCAACGTCCCCCTCCGGCAGCTATCCAGATAGTGGCGGTACGGAGTTGACGGATGGTGTAGACGAGACGGTTGCCTGGGGGAGTGGTATGACTATCGACGGCTCAGATGCAGTACCGCTGGTAGGCTGGTTGAACAATAACGCTAGCATCACCTTTAATTTCTCCGAGGAGGAAACGATCCGCAGCGTCACCGTTTGGGCCGCGGATAGCGATAACTACGCTGGTGTGGGGTTGCCCGCAACGATCACGCTCTCAACCCCCGGTGAGGCCTTTTCGCAGACTTTCAACGTGGTCAATCCTGCCGGTAACGGTACGACGATACCGCTCACCTTTAGCGGGTTTTCCGTGACGACGGATCAGTTTGTTGTGAGCTTTACCCGTGCGTCTCAGTGGACGATGCTTTCGGAGGTTGAGTTTTCCGACGTGCCCGAGCCCGCCCACGTCGGGGCGGTTCTCGCTCTGGGGGCTCTGCTTTGGGTTGGCGTACGTCGCCAGCGCAAGCAGGCGTAG
- a CDS encoding cation diffusion facilitator family transporter, which yields MISGSLALLSDALHTATDALALVISYFALRLGDAKSTHSFTFGLKRAEIMAAVLNSGVLIGLSLWLMYEAVMRFIHPEPIEPGIMAGVALIGLIANIVMAVMLQRGSKENLNMRAAYLHVLSDAIVSICVIAGGIVILVWESATWVDPLLTVLISIWLIKASWAIVWHASKILMMAAPESPTLEEIDAAISDMDGVCNVHHAHLWALNEQNVHFEAHVEIEDRMVSQTTELLNRIEHELHEHFGINHATIQFESGRCKECSLVVDKDTE from the coding sequence ATCATTTCCGGCAGCCTCGCGCTGCTCTCGGATGCCCTCCACACCGCCACCGATGCCCTTGCTCTGGTCATCAGCTATTTTGCGCTGCGCCTGGGTGATGCCAAAAGCACACACAGCTTCACCTTTGGGCTCAAGCGGGCTGAGATCATGGCCGCTGTCCTCAACTCCGGCGTGCTAATCGGCCTGAGCCTGTGGCTGATGTACGAGGCGGTCATGCGCTTCATCCACCCCGAGCCGATCGAGCCGGGCATCATGGCTGGCGTCGCCCTCATCGGCCTCATCGCGAATATCGTGATGGCTGTCATGCTCCAGCGTGGCTCCAAGGAAAACCTTAACATGCGCGCCGCCTACCTGCATGTGTTGAGCGACGCCATCGTCAGCATCTGCGTCATTGCAGGCGGGATCGTGATCCTCGTCTGGGAGTCCGCTACCTGGGTGGACCCGCTGCTGACGGTGCTTATCTCAATCTGGCTGATCAAGGCCAGCTGGGCCATCGTCTGGCACGCCTCAAAGATCCTCATGATGGCCGCTCCCGAGTCCCCCACCCTAGAGGAAATCGACGCGGCGATCAGCGACATGGACGGTGTCTGCAATGTCCACCACGCGCACCTCTGGGCGCTCAACGAGCAGAACGTACACTTCGAGGCGCACGTGGAGATCGAGGACCGCATGGTCAGCCAGACCACGGAGCTCCTTAACCGCATCGAACACGAGCTGCACGAACACTTCGGCATCAACCACGCCACGATTCAGTTCGAATCCGGACGCTGTAAGGAGTGCTCACTGGTCGTCGATAAAGACACTGAGTAG
- a CDS encoding biopolymer transporter ExbD: MRLRKREHPEADFQMAPMIDMVFLLLVFFLFAGTLARADKPRDVDLPESAQSEVPDNTAHRAIVSVEADGTVYLGAEKVTLAQLSSRLMCALSAQPQLAVDVRADRTTPYGKIRPVLNACAEAGVSEVIYATVQTN, from the coding sequence ATGAGGTTGCGTAAACGCGAGCATCCGGAGGCGGATTTTCAGATGGCGCCCATGATCGACATGGTGTTTCTGCTGCTGGTTTTCTTTCTCTTTGCCGGGACGCTCGCCCGCGCCGATAAGCCCCGCGACGTCGATCTGCCGGAGTCCGCCCAAAGCGAGGTCCCCGACAACACCGCTCACCGGGCGATTGTATCTGTGGAGGCCGACGGTACGGTGTACCTCGGTGCCGAGAAGGTCACGCTGGCGCAGTTGAGCAGCCGGCTGATGTGCGCCCTGAGTGCGCAGCCGCAGCTGGCAGTCGATGTGCGGGCGGACCGGACCACGCCCTATGGAAAAATCCGCCCCGTCCTCAATGCCTGTGCCGAAGCCGGTGTGAGCGAGGTCATTTACGCCACCGTCCAGACGAACTGA
- a CDS encoding biopolymer transporter ExbD, protein MARLRRKPDDRVGIPLAPMIDCVFLLLIFFMVSTTLEEQEADLSFELPGTVETMAPLDIPDEQVIEIRDDGQAVVNDYAYDRPASTHYTELAVMLGRYQAACTSTHSEARVTLAPADGTPHQAVVKVMDACARAGVHDVQFAQ, encoded by the coding sequence ATGGCCCGGCTGCGCAGAAAACCCGATGATCGCGTGGGCATCCCGCTGGCGCCCATGATCGACTGCGTCTTTCTGCTGCTGATCTTTTTCATGGTTTCGACGACGCTGGAGGAGCAGGAAGCGGACCTTTCTTTCGAGCTTCCGGGAACGGTTGAGACGATGGCTCCGCTGGACATCCCCGACGAGCAAGTGATCGAAATCCGTGACGACGGGCAGGCCGTGGTCAACGACTATGCCTACGATCGCCCCGCCTCCACGCACTACACGGAGTTGGCCGTTATGCTCGGGCGCTATCAGGCAGCCTGTACCTCGACGCATAGTGAGGCCAGGGTCACACTTGCCCCTGCCGACGGCACTCCGCATCAGGCAGTGGTTAAGGTCATGGACGCCTGCGCCCGCGCCGGGGTGCACGATGTGCAGTTCGCGCAGTAG